GCGATGGCAAAGATCAATACAACAATTAAATGGAGTTTATGCGGTTTTAAATACCGAATGAGTCTTGCCAGACTTCCGCGGAAATTCTTAGCTTTTTCTACGGGAGCACCAAAGTGGCTGCCAGGTCCCCCTGGTCCTCCCGGTCCTCCTGGTCCTCTTCGGCCTTGCCGATTGCGTATCGTGCTTTGGTTTTTATTTTCGCCGCTCATGCGATTTCCTCCTCTGACAGCTGGGATGAGACAATTTCACGGTAGACTTCGCAACTGTTCAACAGCTCCTTATGCGTCCCAATGCCTGCAATTTGACCATTGTCCAGGACAATGATTCGATCCGCGTCCATGACGGTGCCTACTCTTTGGGCGATAATAAGGACGGTCGCCTCGGCAATCTCCTGTTTCAGTGCTGCTCGCAGACGCGCATCCGTTTTAAAATCCAGGGCAGAAAAACTGTCGTCAAAAATATAGATTTCCGGCTTGCGGACCAAGGCCCGCGCAATAGCCAACCGTTGTTTCTGACCGCCGGAAACATTGGTTCCGCCTTGGGCGATGACATGGTCATACCCACCATCCATTTTGGTGACAAATTCAGCGGCCTGGGCAACTTCTGCAGCATGCTGAATTTCTTCTTTAGTGGCCTGCTTGCTGCCAAACTGGATATTCTCGGCAATCGTTCCCGAAAAGAGGACCGCTTTTTGCGGCACAAAACCAATTTTTTGACGAAGGTTTTCCTGGGATATATCCCGGACATCCACACCGTCGATTAGGACGGAACCGCTGTCGACATCATAAAACCTCGGTATTAGGTTGATCAGTGTTGATTTCCCTGAACCGGTGCTGCCAATGATCGCTGTGATCTCACCAGGCCGGGCGGCGAAAGATATATCCCGGATAGCGGGTTCTTCTGCGCCGTGGTAACTAAAGGTGACATCCTTGAATTCCACATAGCCTTTGCCGGTGAAAGTATCCTTCAGGTCCTTGGCATCTTCAATTTCAGGTACGGTTTCCAGGACTTCATTGATTCTGACAGCTGCCGCCTGAGACCGGGGAACCATAATGAACATC
This sequence is a window from Dehalobacter sp.. Protein-coding genes within it:
- a CDS encoding ABC transporter ATP-binding protein/permease — encoded protein: MISAPIMAIGGIILAYREDKALTWVLAVAIPVLAIVIVMIASKMIPLFRLVQVKIDKINLVLREKLTGIRVIRAFNTIEHEKKRFDAANVDLTENYIKVNKIMAFMMPSIMLIMNLTSLAILWFGGIRISIGDMDLGALSAFTQYAMQIMMSMLMLAMMFIMVPRSQAAAVRINEVLETVPEIEDAKDLKDTFTGKGYVEFKDVTFSYHGAEEPAIRDISFAARPGEITAIIGSTGSGKSTLINLIPRFYDVDSGSVLIDGVDVRDISQENLRQKIGFVPQKAVLFSGTIAENIQFGSKQATKEEIQHAAEVAQAAEFVTKMDGGYDHVIAQGGTNVSGGQKQRLAIARALVRKPEIYIFDDSFSALDFKTDARLRAALKQEIAEATVLIIAQRVGTVMDADRIIVLDNGQIAGIGTHKELLNSCEVYREIVSSQLSEEEIA